From the genome of Tachysurus vachellii isolate PV-2020 chromosome 2, HZAU_Pvac_v1, whole genome shotgun sequence, one region includes:
- the LOC132861185 gene encoding histone PARylation factor 1: MAGRGKRKAKSTAQGSGLAKRASPEGVEPKAASVPEQVREEVEHLYSLRMPVDFYHFWDFCSRLRPDNPQVALQDSVGVRLVGPFDVVFGKHTHVSSTPNFHLHWRHYFDPPEFQTVLQGDTATDLHLGYYRDSPEALPVFVGENEAKKGCTITQMGENLFAAVLLLLGRKKRERSGRGNEALEKLEVELRKEAKHLGLPLEQKTKAMKQRDRTVVCKTFHGAGIVVPVDKNNVGYRELPETDAGLKRICKAIVEAENDDERMKAFAPLQEMMTFVQFANDECDYGMGFELGIDLFCYGSHYFSKVIGQLLPMAYTLLQRGVFADIIKAHLANRSHDNLDQLAAV, encoded by the exons ATGGCGGGGCGCggaaaacgaaaagcgaaatcTACAGCACAg GGGTCTGGATTGGCCAAGCGAGCATCACCTGAAGGGGTGGAGCCAAAGGCAGCATCAGTACCTGAGCAGGTGAGAGAGGAGGTCGAGCATCTGTACAGTCTGCGTATGCCAGTCGACTTCTACCATTTCTGGGATTTTTGCAGCCGACTGCGCCCGGATAACCCACAAG ttgctCTGCAAGACTCAGTGGGTGTGCGGTTAGTTGGGCcatttgatgttgtgtttggtaaaCACACTCATGTGTCCTCAACACCCAACTTCCACCTTCACTGGAGACATTATTTTGACCCTCCTGAGTTTCAGACGGTCCTCCAGGGGGACACGGCTACTGACCTGCACTTGGGATATTACAg agatagTCCTGAGGCCCTGCCGGTATTTGTAGGGGAGAATGAGGCGAAGAAGGGCTGTACCATCACACAGATGGGGGAGAACCTCTTTGCTGCAGTGTT GCTATTATTAGGCAGGAAGAAGCGTGAGCGAAGTGGGCGGGGCAATGAAGCTCTGGAGAAATTGGAGGTGGAGTTAAGGAAGGAGGCAAAACATCTGGGTTTGCCACTGGAGCAGAAAACCAAAGCCATGAAGCAGAGAGACAGGACg gtggtCTGTAAGACATTTCATGGTGCTGGCATTGTGGTGCCTGTTGATAAAAACAACGTGGGATATCGAGAACTCCCTGAGACTGACG CTGGACTGAAGAGGATCTGTAAGGCGATAGTGGAGGCTGAGAATGATGATGAGAGGATGAAAGCCTTTGCTCCTCTACAGGAAATGATGACGTTTGTGCAGTTTGCTAATGATGAGTGTGATTATGGAATGGGCTTCGAACTCGGCATCGACCTCTTCTGTTATGGCTCACAT tATTTTTCTAAGGTGATTGGCCAGCTCCTGCCCATGGCTTACACGTTGCTTCAGCGGGGTGTGTTTGCTGATATCATAAAGGCTCACCTGGCTAACCGTTCCCATGACAACCTTGATCAGCTCGCAGCTGTATGA